From a region of the Acinetobacter calcoaceticus genome:
- the fabG gene encoding 3-oxoacyl-ACP reductase FabG, translating into MTQERKVALVTGASRGIGAAIAQQLIQDGYFVVGTATSESGAQKLSESFGEQGAGLALDVRNLDEIEAVVSHIEQNYGPVLILVNNAGITKDNLLLRMSEDDWDDILNIHLKAVYRLSKRVLKGMTKARFGRIINISSVVAHFANPGQANYSAAKAGIEAFSRSLAKEMGSRQITVNSVAPGFIATEMTDALSEEIRKKMSDQVALNRLGAPQDIANAVSFLASDKAGYITGTVLHVNGGLYMA; encoded by the coding sequence ATGACACAAGAACGCAAAGTTGCATTAGTAACGGGCGCGAGTCGGGGCATTGGCGCTGCAATTGCCCAGCAACTTATTCAAGACGGTTATTTTGTTGTAGGTACTGCGACATCTGAATCTGGTGCACAAAAGTTAAGTGAAAGCTTTGGTGAGCAAGGTGCAGGTTTAGCTCTCGATGTGCGTAATCTCGATGAGATTGAAGCAGTCGTTTCTCATATTGAACAGAACTATGGCCCTGTGCTTATTTTGGTTAATAATGCGGGTATCACGAAAGACAATTTATTACTACGTATGTCAGAAGATGATTGGGATGACATTCTCAACATTCACCTAAAAGCTGTATATCGTTTATCTAAACGTGTGCTTAAAGGTATGACAAAAGCGCGCTTTGGCCGCATTATTAATATTAGTTCTGTTGTTGCGCACTTTGCAAACCCAGGTCAAGCGAACTACTCTGCTGCTAAAGCAGGTATTGAAGCGTTTAGCCGCAGTCTTGCAAAAGAGATGGGTAGCCGCCAAATCACTGTGAACAGTGTGGCACCAGGTTTCATTGCAACAGAAATGACAGATGCACTTAGTGAAGAAATTCGCAAAAAAATGAGTGATCAAGTGGCTTTAAATCGCTTAGGTGCGCCACAAGATATCGCAAATGCGGTGAGTTTCCTTGCAAGTGATAAAGCAGGTTACATTACCGGTACGGTATTACATGTAAATGGTGGTTTATACATGGCCTAG
- the lysM gene encoding peptidoglycan-binding protein LysM → MGLFDFVKGIGKKNTAPAEPQPAPATPAEPSAQEIANKLLGLIKSLGLGVEGLSVTYNGATDTAIIKGQVKSQADKEKIILIVGNIDHVAQVDDQMTVATPEPESKFYTIKSGDNLSKIAKEFYGDANQYPKIFEANKPMLKDPDEIFPGQVLRIPQ, encoded by the coding sequence ATGGGTCTTTTTGATTTTGTAAAAGGTATTGGTAAGAAAAATACCGCGCCAGCAGAACCACAACCAGCTCCAGCAACACCAGCAGAACCATCTGCACAAGAAATCGCAAATAAATTATTAGGTTTAATTAAGAGCTTAGGTTTAGGGGTGGAAGGCTTATCTGTAACCTATAACGGTGCTACTGATACTGCAATCATTAAAGGACAGGTAAAAAGCCAAGCAGATAAAGAAAAAATTATTCTTATTGTTGGGAATATTGATCATGTAGCACAAGTAGATGATCAAATGACCGTTGCAACTCCTGAACCAGAAAGTAAATTCTACACAATAAAATCTGGTGATAACCTTTCAAAAATTGCTAAAGAATTTTACGGTGATGCAAATCAGTATCCAAAAATCTTTGAAGCAAACAAACCCATGCTTAAAGATCCAGATGAAATCTTCCCAGGACAGGTTTTACGTATTCCTCAATAA
- the rpmF gene encoding 50S ribosomal protein L32, producing MAVQQNRKSRSRRDMRRSHDALTENALTVDQATGETHRRHHVTKDGFYRGRQLFAKAADAE from the coding sequence ATGGCCGTTCAGCAAAACCGTAAAAGTCGCTCTCGCCGTGACATGCGCCGTTCACATGACGCTTTAACCGAGAATGCATTAACAGTAGACCAAGCAACTGGTGAGACTCATCGTCGTCACCACGTTACTAAAGACGGTTTCTACCGTGGTCGTCAATTATTCGCTAAAGCAGCTGATGCTGAATAA
- the acpP gene encoding acyl carrier protein — MSDIELRVKQAVAEQLGLKAEEIKNEASFMDDLGADSLDLVELVMSFENDFDITIPDEDSNEITTVQSAIDYVTKKLG, encoded by the coding sequence GTGAGCGATATCGAACTACGCGTTAAGCAAGCAGTTGCAGAACAACTTGGTCTTAAAGCTGAAGAGATTAAAAACGAAGCATCTTTTATGGATGACTTAGGTGCTGACTCTTTAGATTTAGTTGAACTTGTAATGTCTTTCGAAAACGACTTCGACATCACTATCCCTGATGAAGATTCAAACGAAATCACTACAGTTCAATCTGCAATTGACTATGTAACTAAAAAACTTGGTTAA
- the ribB gene encoding 3,4-dihydroxy-2-butanone-4-phosphate synthase, with protein sequence MSSLIQPEIFFSALSPAEQRIQQALEDIRQGKPVLVMDDFDRENEADLIVAAETLTVETMARMIRDGSGIVCLCLTEELADHLELPPMVSQNSSQFHTAFTVTIEAAQGVTTGVSAKDRVTTIQTAIKDGAVASDLNRPGHVFPLRARSGGVLTRRGHTEGTIDLARLAGLKPAGVLCELTNPDGTMASGIQVLAYAQTHHLTVITIEELVQYRQQHGI encoded by the coding sequence ATGTCTAGCTTAATTCAACCAGAAATTTTTTTCTCAGCCCTCTCTCCTGCTGAACAACGTATTCAACAAGCATTAGAAGATATTCGTCAAGGCAAACCTGTCTTGGTTATGGATGACTTCGACCGTGAAAATGAAGCAGATTTAATTGTTGCAGCCGAAACACTAACTGTTGAAACAATGGCACGTATGATTCGTGATGGCTCAGGTATTGTATGCTTATGCCTTACAGAAGAGTTAGCAGATCATTTAGAACTTCCACCAATGGTTTCTCAAAACTCAAGCCAGTTTCATACCGCTTTTACAGTGACCATTGAAGCAGCCCAAGGTGTTACGACAGGTGTTTCGGCTAAAGACCGAGTTACTACCATTCAAACTGCAATTAAAGATGGTGCTGTCGCAAGTGATCTTAACCGTCCGGGCCATGTTTTTCCTTTACGTGCACGTAGCGGTGGAGTGCTGACTCGCCGAGGTCATACTGAGGGAACAATTGATCTAGCAAGACTAGCAGGACTTAAACCTGCTGGCGTGTTATGTGAATTAACCAACCCAGACGGCACCATGGCATCAGGTATTCAAGTTTTGGCATATGCTCAAACTCATCATTTAACCGTGATTACCATTGAAGAACTTGTTCAATACCGCCAACAACACGGTATTTAA
- a CDS encoding hydroxymethylpyrimidine/phosphomethylpyrimidine kinase, which yields MRPTVLCFSGLDPSGGAGLQADIEAIGQSGAHAAIACTALTIQNSQQVFGFEATSKELLLAQANAVVDDLPIKCVKSGMLGTTDNIAALAEFLRAHPDYQYVLDPVLVANSGGSLGDQATLVKAFVELIPLATIITPNTVELRALTGVEDLEQATKKLFEMGAKAVLVKGGHEDTLDHIKNSLYINGELAASSSCPRLEGEYHGSGCSLASFIAGRLALGDSLKIAVQHAETWLFGVLKTAETPVANGQKIPKRF from the coding sequence GTGCGTCCAACCGTACTTTGTTTCTCGGGTTTAGACCCTTCAGGTGGTGCAGGTTTACAAGCTGATATTGAAGCGATTGGACAAAGTGGTGCTCATGCAGCAATTGCATGTACAGCCCTCACCATTCAAAACTCACAACAAGTATTTGGCTTCGAAGCAACCTCAAAAGAACTATTATTAGCTCAAGCAAATGCCGTTGTAGATGATTTACCAATCAAATGTGTTAAGTCAGGCATGCTTGGCACTACAGATAACATTGCCGCTCTAGCTGAGTTTCTTCGTGCCCATCCAGATTATCAATATGTACTCGATCCTGTTTTGGTGGCAAACAGTGGGGGTTCTTTAGGTGATCAAGCAACTCTGGTTAAAGCTTTCGTTGAGCTTATTCCTCTAGCCACTATCATTACTCCAAATACAGTCGAATTACGTGCTCTAACGGGTGTTGAGGACTTAGAACAAGCCACCAAAAAACTTTTCGAAATGGGTGCTAAAGCTGTATTAGTCAAAGGTGGACATGAAGATACACTAGATCATATTAAAAATAGTTTATATATTAATGGTGAACTTGCGGCGAGTAGTAGCTGCCCCCGCTTAGAGGGTGAGTATCATGGATCAGGGTGTTCTTTGGCCAGTTTTATTGCAGGTCGCTTAGCATTAGGCGATTCTTTAAAAATCGCGGTACAGCATGCCGAAACGTGGTTATTTGGTGTTTTAAAGACTGCCGAGACTCCTGTAGCAAATGGGCAAAAAATACCAAAAAGATTTTAA
- a CDS encoding DUF2157 domain-containing protein, whose translation MQIRDDYPLRNTLFIQHLHLFSYVFMAVSILYLIAANWLMLPDSIQLVIPPVILLVTAWFSIKDTLIEGVRQTLHGVCGLMVGLSLAVIGQVYQTGADSYLLFLIWTLLLLPWLYRPNIGIFALICITSQLTLFLFFKQTFWLEKFPYLYLFALNLLSLIEFGLCINKYRALRFVFIAWFAVISIIGMIQYLSSENIPYLISAFFSGIIVFYYFFKKDDQLCASLMAAVLGVTATIWLVDRINDLFKDSNEFIFLFIAGIIFIWFALISYFLIKIFRQSRFYVIPLAIGAWLAGLALGAFTLVFWETISLIIGVIFVVIAFVLLKKSQHYFIRQFAYCLFISGQIAFLFHLGSETDQMLWVLIAQIFILCISYFLKPHWFFILIQMLATYGIAFIYLLQMDHSLWSVDSVQAYLNLTLLSYFVFSFVFLPKGLSIVQYERSIYLCMLAVVVVASFFDTFMGLALDDSIDRKLWIFYLLPSLWLLCFSSFYLYKQLKGTAFFAFLIFGILLIAMGYFEIFILFIILTWALKKKDYIVYGVTLAVFVLVFWQLYYNLQITFLAKSASIFISGFVLLALYGLLQHENKNDLIEGEKG comes from the coding sequence ATGCAGATAAGAGATGATTATCCCCTTAGGAATACTTTATTTATTCAGCATCTCCATCTTTTCAGTTATGTATTTATGGCGGTCAGTATTCTTTATTTAATTGCTGCTAACTGGTTAATGCTTCCGGACAGTATTCAATTGGTTATCCCGCCAGTTATCTTACTTGTGACAGCATGGTTCAGCATAAAAGATACTTTAATTGAAGGAGTTAGGCAGACTTTACATGGTGTTTGTGGCTTGATGGTCGGCTTAAGTTTGGCTGTAATCGGGCAGGTCTATCAGACTGGGGCAGACAGTTATTTGCTTTTCTTAATTTGGACATTACTTTTACTACCGTGGCTATATCGACCAAATATTGGTATTTTTGCTTTAATTTGTATTACTAGCCAACTTACACTTTTTTTATTTTTTAAGCAGACTTTTTGGTTAGAAAAATTTCCTTATTTATATCTGTTTGCTTTAAATTTATTAAGCCTTATAGAATTTGGGCTATGTATAAACAAGTATCGTGCTTTACGTTTCGTCTTTATCGCTTGGTTTGCCGTCATTTCAATAATTGGAATGATCCAATATTTATCAAGTGAAAATATTCCTTACCTGATTTCGGCTTTCTTTTCAGGAATAATTGTTTTTTATTATTTCTTCAAAAAAGATGATCAATTATGTGCCAGCTTAATGGCCGCTGTTCTTGGTGTGACTGCAACAATATGGCTTGTAGATAGGATCAATGACTTATTTAAAGATTCAAATGAATTCATTTTTTTATTCATTGCTGGCATTATTTTTATCTGGTTTGCATTAATTAGTTATTTTTTAATAAAAATCTTTCGTCAAAGCCGCTTTTATGTGATTCCTTTAGCAATTGGCGCTTGGCTTGCAGGTCTAGCACTCGGGGCTTTTACATTAGTATTTTGGGAAACTATTTCATTAATTATAGGAGTCATTTTTGTTGTTATAGCTTTTGTTTTATTGAAAAAATCCCAACACTACTTCATTCGGCAATTTGCCTATTGTTTATTTATAAGTGGTCAAATCGCTTTTTTGTTTCATCTAGGGTCTGAAACAGATCAGATGTTATGGGTGCTAATTGCACAGATTTTTATTCTCTGTATCAGCTATTTTCTCAAACCCCATTGGTTCTTTATTTTAATTCAAATGCTCGCTACTTATGGCATAGCATTTATTTACTTACTACAAATGGATCATTCATTGTGGTCAGTAGATTCTGTCCAGGCATATTTAAATTTAACCCTGCTCAGCTATTTTGTTTTTAGTTTTGTATTCTTGCCGAAGGGTCTATCGATAGTTCAATATGAGCGTAGTATCTATTTGTGTATGCTTGCGGTAGTTGTGGTAGCTTCTTTCTTTGATACTTTTATGGGGTTGGCTCTAGATGATTCGATAGACCGGAAATTATGGATATTCTATCTATTACCTAGTCTTTGGTTATTGTGCTTTAGTTCTTTTTATTTGTATAAACAGCTTAAAGGAACAGCATTTTTTGCCTTTTTAATTTTTGGCATATTGCTTATTGCAATGGGCTATTTTGAAATTTTCATTCTATTTATTATTTTAACTTGGGCTTTAAAAAAGAAAGATTATATTGTTTATGGAGTTACCTTGGCTGTATTTGTTTTAGTGTTCTGGCAGCTCTATTACAACTTGCAAATAACTTTTCTAGCCAAGAGTGCATCAATTTTTATTTCTGGTTTTGTATTGTTAGCTTTGTATGGGCTACTTCAACATGAAAATAAAAATGATCTTATTGAAGGAGAGAAAGGATGA
- a CDS encoding GDYXXLXY domain-containing protein, with product MKKYFSLILALVTILFFAGLVAKNEWHLRHSKSIFIELKPVDPRSILQGDYMALAYELNLQSLKALAGSESEALDQVIFNRSSIPAKVILDSKNRVVRTILDINNSYAGQSLILKNPENRFQALYPASRSFLFAEGLAQCYEKAKYAEFKVNPKGEAILFDLRGEQLQPLNCKQQKNWWEGTI from the coding sequence ATGAAGAAATATTTTTCTCTTATTCTTGCACTAGTTACCATATTGTTCTTTGCAGGATTGGTAGCAAAAAATGAGTGGCATCTGCGCCATAGTAAAAGTATTTTCATTGAGCTTAAACCAGTTGATCCTCGTTCAATTTTACAAGGTGACTATATGGCACTGGCTTATGAATTAAATTTACAATCTCTCAAAGCTCTTGCAGGGAGTGAGAGCGAAGCTTTAGATCAAGTGATTTTTAATCGTTCTTCCATTCCAGCAAAAGTTATTTTGGATTCAAAAAATCGTGTAGTTCGTACAATTTTAGATATCAATAATTCATATGCTGGGCAAAGTTTAATTTTAAAAAATCCTGAAAATCGTTTTCAGGCTTTGTATCCTGCATCTCGCAGTTTCTTATTTGCAGAAGGTCTAGCTCAATGTTATGAAAAAGCCAAATATGCCGAATTTAAAGTAAACCCAAAAGGAGAGGCGATTCTATTTGATTTACGAGGAGAACAACTTCAACCTTTAAATTGCAAACAGCAAAAGAACTGGTGGGAAGGAACTATTTAG
- the panD gene encoding aspartate 1-decarboxylase, producing the protein MLSRLLKCKIHRAVVTHAELHYEGSCAIDGVLMDLAGIREYEEIHVWNVTNGKRFTTYAIRGEDNSGIISVNGGAAHQADVGDLVIIATFGDFTEAEANIHKPRLVYANPNNTVNHTANCIPVQVA; encoded by the coding sequence ATGCTATCTCGTTTATTAAAATGCAAAATTCACCGTGCAGTTGTAACCCATGCTGAACTTCACTATGAAGGTTCTTGTGCAATTGATGGCGTATTGATGGACTTAGCTGGTATTCGTGAATATGAAGAAATTCATGTTTGGAATGTAACTAATGGCAAACGCTTCACGACCTACGCGATTCGTGGTGAAGATAACTCTGGAATTATTTCAGTAAATGGCGGCGCTGCACATCAAGCAGATGTCGGCGATTTAGTGATTATTGCTACGTTTGGCGATTTTACTGAAGCTGAAGCAAATATTCATAAACCACGTTTGGTATATGCAAATCCAAATAATACAGTTAACCACACAGCGAATTGTATTCCTGTTCAAGTTGCTTAA
- the fabD gene encoding ACP S-malonyltransferase, translated as MSAKRLEQVALATKTAFVFPGQGSQKVGMLAELAEQFSGVGQTFAEASDALGFDLWHIAQSGEGLNQTENTQPVLLTASIALWRVWLDLGGLAPKYLAGHSLGEYSALVAAGSMSLADAVKLVNLRGKLMQSAVPQGEGAMAAILGLADEKVVELCQIVNAEGQGSVEAANYNSQGQVVIAGSTASVQQVMALAKEQSAKAIALPVSVPSHCSLMKPAAEKFAEALEQTAIELPTIPVIQNVNAGIATDVAQLRQALTAQLYQSVQWTDTMQFLQDQGIHYIVECGPGTVLSNLAKRLPNIEKAFAIDSKSKMEDALNAVLVAEGKIA; from the coding sequence ATGTCTGCTAAACGTCTTGAACAAGTAGCTTTAGCCACAAAAACTGCGTTTGTGTTTCCGGGTCAAGGTTCACAAAAAGTCGGTATGCTTGCTGAACTAGCAGAACAGTTTAGTGGGGTTGGGCAAACCTTTGCTGAAGCTTCAGATGCGCTTGGATTCGATCTGTGGCATATCGCGCAAAGTGGTGAAGGCCTCAACCAAACAGAAAATACCCAACCTGTGTTATTAACTGCCAGTATCGCTCTATGGCGTGTATGGCTTGATTTAGGTGGTCTGGCACCTAAATACCTTGCAGGGCATTCTCTAGGAGAATACAGTGCTTTGGTTGCTGCAGGATCAATGAGCTTGGCAGATGCAGTGAAACTAGTGAATTTGCGTGGCAAACTCATGCAAAGTGCTGTTCCTCAAGGGGAAGGGGCTATGGCTGCAATCCTTGGTTTGGCTGATGAAAAAGTGGTTGAACTTTGCCAAATCGTGAATGCAGAAGGTCAAGGTTCAGTAGAAGCTGCAAACTATAATTCACAAGGCCAAGTCGTGATTGCTGGAAGTACAGCATCTGTACAACAGGTGATGGCTTTGGCAAAAGAGCAGTCTGCTAAGGCAATTGCTTTACCTGTGTCAGTTCCTTCGCATTGTTCATTGATGAAACCTGCTGCTGAAAAATTTGCAGAAGCTTTGGAACAAACTGCCATTGAGCTGCCTACCATTCCTGTAATACAAAATGTCAACGCGGGAATAGCTACCGATGTTGCTCAATTGCGTCAGGCGTTAACTGCTCAATTGTACCAATCTGTACAATGGACAGACACGATGCAGTTTTTACAAGATCAAGGTATTCACTACATTGTTGAGTGTGGACCTGGAACAGTATTGAGTAATCTCGCGAAGCGTTTACCAAATATAGAAAAAGCTTTTGCTATCGATAGCAAGAGTAAAATGGAAGATGCCCTAAATGCTGTTTTAGTGGCAGAAGGAAAAATTGCATGA
- a CDS encoding HAD-IA family hydrolase codes for MAIKHILIDLDGTLTDPKVGIHTSIRYAMDKLGFPLAADLNIDWTIGPPLKASLAKLLATQDDALAEQALLAYRERFSVTGLFENEVYPSVAQTLNALKEEGYRLFVATAKPTIYAKRILDHFDLSQYFVHIYGSELTGERTNKAELIHYILEHEQLNSEECLMVGDRQYDILGARHNGIEAVAVTYGYGTPEELEQAQPKAMIMQFSELLEYIEDQATQKKVS; via the coding sequence ATGGCTATAAAACATATTTTGATTGATTTAGATGGAACACTAACAGACCCAAAAGTTGGTATCCATACTTCAATTCGCTATGCAATGGATAAGTTGGGCTTTCCGTTGGCTGCCGATTTAAATATTGACTGGACAATTGGACCCCCTTTAAAAGCTTCATTAGCAAAACTGTTAGCCACTCAAGATGATGCTTTGGCTGAGCAAGCTTTACTTGCTTATCGTGAGCGTTTTTCAGTTACGGGCTTATTTGAAAATGAAGTATATCCATCGGTTGCCCAAACACTTAATGCATTGAAAGAAGAAGGGTATCGTTTATTTGTTGCAACCGCTAAACCGACTATTTATGCAAAACGTATCTTAGACCATTTTGACTTAAGCCAATATTTTGTACATATTTATGGTAGTGAGTTAACAGGTGAGCGGACCAATAAAGCTGAACTCATCCATTATATTCTTGAACATGAGCAACTAAACTCAGAAGAATGTTTAATGGTCGGTGACCGTCAATATGACATTTTAGGTGCTCGCCACAATGGTATTGAGGCAGTAGCAGTGACTTATGGTTATGGAACACCAGAGGAACTTGAACAAGCACAGCCTAAAGCAATGATTATGCAATTCTCTGAACTTTTGGAATATATCGAAGATCAGGCAACACAAAAGAAAGTATCTTAA